A genome region from Anopheles stephensi strain Indian chromosome 2, UCI_ANSTEP_V1.0, whole genome shotgun sequence includes the following:
- the LOC118507702 gene encoding katanin p60 ATPase-containing subunit A-like 1, producing the protein MTIVMAGLSTSEICENTKLAREMAVMGNYDSAGIYYEGVLQMLRKLLVGLSEPLQKGKWLMIQQEINKEYNQMKLIQKTLTEITMDLQNAPLQARIRTPLHETASKDPAAWFRADPDIWMPPASGRGGIDPDVWAPPPDMPPPDHRRAVAPRNQSRSSTALNRKSEVNRRNAATKSASTSTVGGRKTISQTARAAAGGGTSGMNGASRTGTLTRTKGGAGQRSSTVTASGEATNGNGEKSDKEKLDDDEGNGGGDTPEEVERKFEPASHADVDLVDMLERDILQKNPNIHWDDIADLHEAKRLLEEAVVLPMWMPDYFKGIRRPWKGVLMVGPPGTGKTMLAKAVATECGTTFFNVSSSTLTSKYRGESEKLVRLLFEMARFYAPSTIFIDEIDSLCSRRGSESEHEASRRVKSELLVQMDGVSNDEATKIVMVLAATNFPWDIDEALRRRLEKRIYIPLPNSEGREALLKINLREVKVDESVDMRDIADRLDGYSGADITNVCRDASMMSMRRKIAGLRPEQIRQLAKEELDLPVSKQDFKEAIAKCNKSVSKDDLAKYQQWMKEFGSS; encoded by the exons ATGACCATCGTTATGGCCGGTCTATCGACATCGGAAATATGCGAAAACACGAAACTGGCCCGCGAAATGGCCGTGATGGGGAACTACGATTCGGCCGGCATCTACTACGAGGGTGTGCTGCAAATGCTGCGCAAGCTGCTGGTCGGTCTCAGCGAGCCACTGCAGAAAGGCAAATGGTTAATG ATTCAGCAAGAAATCAACAAAGAGTACAATCAAATGAAGCTAATTCAAAAGACACTTACGGAGATTACGATGGATCTCCAGAATGCACCGCTGCAAGCCCGCATCCGCACACCCCTGCACGAAACGGCCAGCAAAGATCCGGCGGCATGGTTCCGGGCCGATCCCGACATCTGGATGCCGCCCGCTTCCGGTCGCGGCGGTATCGATCCGGACGTGTGGGCACCACCGCCCGATATGCCGCCGCCGGATCATCGCCGTGCCGTAGCCCCGCGTAATCAATCTCGCTCCAGCACCGCACTGAACCGCAAGTCGGAGGTGAACCGGCGAAATGCGGCCACCAAATCAGCATCCACATCGACGGTCGGAGGGCGCAAGACAATCAGCCAAACGGCCCGTGCAGCGGCCGGTGGTGGAACCTCGGGAATGAACGGTGCGTCACGCACCGGAACGCTGACAAGAACGAAGGGCGGAGCAGGGCAACGAAGCTCGACCGTAACTGCGTCGGGCGAAGCAACCAACGGCAATGGGGAGAAGAGCGACAAGGAAAAGCTGGACGACGACGAAGGCAACGGCGGCGGCGATACGCCGGAGGAGGTGGAGCGCAAGTTCGAACCGGCCAGCCACGCCGATGTCGATCTGGTGGACATGCTCGAGCGCGACATACTGCAGAAGAATCCGAACATCCACTGGGACGACATAGCGGATCTGCACGAAGCGAAACGTTTGCTGGAGGAAGCGGTCGTCCTGCCGATGTGGATGCCGGACTACTTCAAGGGCATCCGGAGACCGTGGAAGGGGGTGCTGATGGTCGGTCCACCCGGTACCGGCAAAACGATGCTCGCGAAAGCCGTCGCAACCGAATGTGGCACAACGTTCTTCAACGTGTCCTCGTCCACGCTCACCTCCAAGTATCGGGGCGAGTCCGAGAAGCTGGTGCGATTGCTGTTCGAGATGGCCCGCTTCTACGCGCCCAGCACGATCTTTATCGACGAAATCGATTCGCTCTGTTCGCGGCGCGGTTCCGAGTCCGAGCATGAGGCATCGCGGCGCGTAAAGTCGGAGCTGCTGGTGCAGATGGACGGCGTTAGCAATGATGAGGCGACCAAGATCGTGATGGTACTGGCGGCGACCAACTTCCCGTGGGACATTGACGAGGCGTTACGGCGGCGGCTCGAGAAACGAATCTACATCCCGCTCCCGAACAGCGAGGGCCGCGAGGCGCTGCTCAAGATTAATCTGCGCGAGGTGAAGGTGGACGAGTCGGTGGACATGCGCGACATTGCGGACCGGCTGGATGGGTACTCCGGTGCGGACATTACGAACGTCTGCCGGGATGCGTCGATGATGTCGATGCGGCGCAAGATCGCGGGCTTGCGGCCCGAGCAGATACGGCAGCTGGCCAAGGAGGAGCTCGATCTGCCGGTATCGAAGCAGGACTTCAAAGAGGCCATCGCCAAGTGCAACAAGAGCGTATCCAAAGACGATCTAGCAAAGTATCAGCAGTGGATGAAGGAGTTCGGTTCGTCGTGA